One part of the Cupriavidus oxalaticus genome encodes these proteins:
- a CDS encoding replication initiation protein, translating into MSNVSKNIQEQLGFDIFNAVRDELGPTTAITESTREIGYRKTNVLIDVSPMSLVARRAINALWLTVSENPDLEHYDIELNYFKWLSKFETSNNVAHLKKALRECQASSVQVSVEDSGGDPQWVSVPLLGSVGIAGGRVVFKVDEMIRRQLKDPQRYTYLSLRMSAALSQYAYILYERLGSLRFMGTTGWIPIEDVRKWVNADAVKSLTEYKQFKRLVLDKNIAQINELTDLFIEYETKTAPGSRRVAAIRFKLRDNAEGKLVLDFAQPHELKDLYETLVKGFGLSKKQINEIISNREVNTDERIRAAIELVKYRVKVGGVKSPGAYLMRAINEGWALSEMEREAAAGNAPALSAAEPKVPTAEIEFARSLERDIEEGLAIFDSLGSDDRLKVLEGLYKETTFQMAARRQKVKAKPDEVAILARKALKLELGQYAKRWSDARQAA; encoded by the coding sequence ATGTCAAACGTCTCGAAGAACATCCAGGAGCAACTCGGCTTCGACATCTTCAACGCTGTGCGCGATGAGCTGGGACCCACTACCGCAATCACCGAATCGACCCGGGAGATCGGTTACCGCAAGACCAATGTTCTGATTGACGTATCACCGATGTCGCTTGTGGCCAGGCGGGCTATCAACGCCTTGTGGCTCACCGTATCAGAGAATCCGGATCTCGAGCATTACGACATCGAACTGAATTACTTCAAATGGCTTTCGAAGTTTGAAACGTCGAATAACGTTGCGCATTTGAAGAAGGCTTTGCGTGAGTGCCAGGCCTCATCCGTTCAAGTATCTGTCGAGGATTCAGGCGGCGATCCGCAATGGGTCTCCGTGCCGCTGCTGGGCTCCGTAGGTATTGCCGGTGGGCGTGTCGTGTTCAAGGTCGATGAGATGATCCGTCGGCAGTTGAAAGATCCCCAGCGCTACACCTATCTCTCGTTGCGCATGTCCGCAGCCTTGAGCCAGTATGCCTACATCCTTTATGAGCGGCTTGGCTCGCTTCGTTTTATGGGCACGACCGGCTGGATTCCAATCGAGGATGTCCGAAAGTGGGTTAATGCCGATGCCGTGAAGTCGCTGACAGAATACAAGCAGTTCAAGCGGCTGGTCCTCGATAAGAACATCGCTCAAATCAATGAGCTGACGGATCTCTTCATCGAATACGAGACGAAAACCGCGCCGGGCTCGCGTCGAGTAGCGGCGATCCGTTTCAAGCTTCGGGATAACGCCGAGGGCAAGCTGGTTCTGGATTTCGCGCAGCCGCACGAGCTGAAGGATCTGTACGAGACCCTTGTGAAGGGCTTCGGGCTAAGCAAAAAGCAGATCAACGAGATCATTAGCAATCGCGAGGTGAACACGGATGAGAGAATCCGCGCCGCGATCGAGCTCGTGAAGTATCGTGTAAAGGTCGGCGGGGTCAAGTCACCAGGTGCCTATCTCATGCGGGCGATTAACGAAGGTTGGGCCTTGAGCGAAATGGAACGGGAGGCAGCAGCGGGGAATGCGCCTGCCCTGTCCGCTGCCGAGCCGAAAGTTCCAACAGCAGAGATTGAGTTCGCGCGAAGTCTTGAGAGGGATATCGAGGAGGGATTGGCCATCTTCGACTCCCTGGGGTCTGATGATCGGTTGAAAGTTCTTGAGGGCCTGTATAAGGAGACGACCTTTCAGATGGCTGCTCGCCGGCAAAAGGTTAAGGCGAAGCCGGATGAGGTTGCCATCTTGGCTCGCAAGGCGTTGAAACTGGAACTTGGTCAATACGCTAAGCGCTGGTCGGACGCACGCCAAGCAGCATAA